The genomic DNA GCCGGCATTCCGCGCGGCAACTGGTACGGCTTCCTCAACCGCGACTTCCAGACGGCGCGGCAGGATTTCGGCACCGGCACGGTCGAGTACAAGGTCAACGACGCCATCACGCTGACCAGCAAGGTGCGTGGCGAGCACTCGCTGCTCAACTACATCGGCACGCTGCCGCAGAACCCGATTACGACCAGCCCCAATCCGCTGCTCTGGACCACGACGGCGAGCGCGCAGAGCCGCTATCAGACCGTGGACGTGTGGGCCAACCAGAACGAGGCTACGTTCAAGCTCGACACGGGCGGGGTCAAGCACACTGCGGTGTTCGGCGTCGAATATGCGAACGAGAACATCTCGATCGACCGTTACTCCGGCCTCGCGGCGGAGCTGTCCGGCTCGCCGTTCACGAGCACCGGCGCCATCTCGGGTGTCAATCTCTATGCGCCCCAGTACACCTATCTCTCCGGCTTCGGCATTCCGTCACTCATCGGAAATCCGACGCGCTACGGCGTCAACACCAGCAGCGTGTATGTGATGGACACCGCGAACTGGCAGGACACGATCATCGTGAACGGTGGCGTTCGCTACGACGGTTATAGCCAGAGCGCGTCGAACAATACCAATTATGTGAAGCAGAACTCCGATCTGGTGAACTACAACGTCGGTTTGGTCTACAAGCCGATGTCGATCGGCAGCGTCTATGCAGCCTACGCCACCTCGGCCAATCCGTTCGGTTCGGAGCTCGACGCGACCGGCACCGACTACGGCGGCGTTCCCGCCAACTCGACCATCTTGCTTGGGCCCGAGCGCAACAAGGCGATTGAGGTCGGCACCAAATGGGAGCTTGCGGATCGCCACCTGCTGGTGACCGGTGCGCTGTTCCAAACCACTAAGGACAACGCGCGCGAGACCGTCAACGGCCTGCTGACGTCGGGTGCTGCCTACAGGATCCAGGGCATCGACATCGAAGCCGAGGGCAAGATCACCGATCGCTGGAGCATCTTCGGCGGCCTGGTGCTGATGCAGTCCAAGGTCACGCAGAGCGGCGTCGCCTCCAATCTCGGCCTGCAGCTTGCCAACGTGGCTCACCAGTCGTTCAGCATGCTGACCAAGTACAAGTTCGACGACGGCTGGGAGCTCGGCGGGCAGGCGGTGTACCGCTCGAAGGTCTATGGCGGCACGTTTGCGGCCAACACCAACGAGCTGCCGAGCTATTGGCGCTTCGACGCGTTCGTCGAGAAGAAGATCGACAAGAACTGGACCATGAAGTTCTACGCGCAGAACCTGACCAACAAGCTCTACTACGACTCGTTCTATCGCAGCAACGTGCCGTTCGTTGCGGTCGCGCCGGGGCGGGCGTTCTACCTCGTGACGACGGCGAAGTTCTGATCATGTTGACATGCCTGCCTGGCGTTCTCAGCAAGGATGATGTGGCGGATTTCCGCCGCATCATGGACGCCAGCGCATGGGAAGACGGCCGTTCGACCGCCGGCGCGCAATCGGCGATGGTCAAACGCAACGAGCAACTGCCGCCTGATAGCGAGGTCGCGCGAAAACTCGGCAACCGCATCATCTCGGCGTTGACGTCGAATCCGCGCTTCATCGCGGCCGCGATCCCGCTGCAGATCTTCCCTCCGCTGTTCAACCGCTATGCGGCCGATAGCGGCCACCATTTCGGCCTGCATGTCGACAACGCGATCCGCGGCGACCGCCTGACCGGCCTTCGCATCCGCACAGACCTGTCGGTCACGCTGTTCCTCGCCGAACCGGAAGAGTACGATGGTGGCGAACTTGTGATCGAGGACACCTACGGCTCGCACGAGGTCAAATTGCCGGCCGGCGACTGCGTGCTCTATCCTTCGACCAGCCTGCATCTG from Bradyrhizobium sp. CCBAU 53351 includes the following:
- a CDS encoding TonB-dependent siderophore receptor, which codes for MGQVVAPKSLRSVAAFDLVDEKFAGVSGKKASAVASLIAVASVSSGAQAQQSNLPPVTVDAPVERPRPTASKPSPEQVRARNAIRRAAQREQAAQQAAPTTPSGAVDGNPYADPAAPYKVDHVQASGKFPEKMLNTPKSITVLSKEVLEDKNATTLKEIGRSTAGVTLGSGEGGNAFGDRFFIRGFDARNDVFIDGIRDPAVSIRENFFTEQIEILRGPASSYAGRGTAGGAINIVTKQAGDRNFQRMDTEFGTDRTKRVTLDVNQVIDPTFSVRTGGLFQDANVAGRDYVTDNRWGTFISTKYTPTSDLKITTNYVHTDLSGYPDFGVPYYKQGNVPVTSAGIPRGNWYGFLNRDFQTARQDFGTGTVEYKVNDAITLTSKVRGEHSLLNYIGTLPQNPITTSPNPLLWTTTASAQSRYQTVDVWANQNEATFKLDTGGVKHTAVFGVEYANENISIDRYSGLAAELSGSPFTSTGAISGVNLYAPQYTYLSGFGIPSLIGNPTRYGVNTSSVYVMDTANWQDTIIVNGGVRYDGYSQSASNNTNYVKQNSDLVNYNVGLVYKPMSIGSVYAAYATSANPFGSELDATGTDYGGVPANSTILLGPERNKAIEVGTKWELADRHLLVTGALFQTTKDNARETVNGLLTSGAAYRIQGIDIEAEGKITDRWSIFGGLVLMQSKVTQSGVASNLGLQLANVAHQSFSMLTKYKFDDGWELGGQAVYRSKVYGGTFAANTNELPSYWRFDAFVEKKIDKNWTMKFYAQNLTNKLYYDSFYRSNVPFVAVAPGRAFYLVTTAKF
- a CDS encoding Fe2+-dependent dioxygenase, encoding MLTCLPGVLSKDDVADFRRIMDASAWEDGRSTAGAQSAMVKRNEQLPPDSEVARKLGNRIISALTSNPRFIAAAIPLQIFPPLFNRYAADSGHHFGLHVDNAIRGDRLTGLRIRTDLSVTLFLAEPEEYDGGELVIEDTYGSHEVKLPAGDCVLYPSTSLHLVTSVTKGTRVASFFWLQSMIRDDQARSMIFDLDTAIQALVERLGRDDPETVKLTGIYHNLIRYWAEV